A segment of the Lolium perenne isolate Kyuss_39 chromosome 3, Kyuss_2.0, whole genome shotgun sequence genome:
ctttttttgtttgttttctgCTAGCACCTCTTAACTATAAAATAATCTAGGATATAATCATATAATGAAATATTGGGCTATTACCATGTGTTTATGCATAATTTATTATGCCTTAAATGCGTGGAATATTTCCATTTTACCAGAAGATTCGTTCGAAATAGCTTCTGTATACTTGCTCAGCAAATCTTCCTTGGAATTTTTTTAAGGTTGCAATACTACAAGTATAAGATAATCTTCCTTCATGAAACCTACTCGAATGAAATGGTTCAAATTGAAAAAGGCACAGTTCCTCAAAATGAAAACTCTGGAggcaaattaaaaaaaaaaatccgTTTTGCCTTCTCCAGTGAACTACTGAGTACTGATAGATGAATACCAACATATGATTATTCTGTCCATCTCTTAAGTTCGGTCAGTCCGTGTTAATTTCTCTATGGTTTGATTCTAATGGTGTTAAAATAGTGGTTTGTTCTGTGTACCGTGTTGTTAAATCTGGAATAACAGTTCATTTCAATATTGCACATCTATGGACCTTACTCAATGCTGATGGGGCTCACTTTTTTAAAACATTCCAGCATCATCTTTAAAAAATATAAGATCAATTCAAACTGGTCAGGTTCTCTAACAGTGCGTAAAGAGTGCCGCAAAGTACTTCTTCAGTAATACCATCTGCATCTTACTCCACACAAGCTTCAGAAAACAAACCAAAGCAGGTATGCTAGATCTGTTTCCTGATTTGACTGTTCTATTGTTGGGTGCTTTACCTTTTTTTTGGTTTACGATCTCGCAGGTATGCTAGTCTTTCAGGCAATTGAGGAGCCCCTCCTCCTTGTGGTTCAAAGATGTATTACAGACATTAGACTTTGGGCTCACAGATGTAGGAATGTAGATTCTCGCTCTACCCTCCTATCTTGGTGTAATTTTTATGATCTGCCTTGAATCCCTCTCCTCCTCTTCCCGTCTTCCTCTAAAATGTTGTAATGAGCTACCCTGTAACTCCCCGCAGTTGTTGATATAAAGGTTCAGGCTGGCGCAAACCCGCCGTAGTCACAGTCAAAAAAATATTTTCGATTAAGCTCTTCATTTTACCTACACCAGATTTCTTGAGGCATGAATTATTGATTCGATAGGACAAACTAATTCAGTTGCTTTTATAGCCTATAATTTATCAGAAAATCTCGAGTCTTGTCTATTCTCTTCTTGATATCCATGTGATACTAACATTTAGTTGTAGAAGAGCTGAGTATTGTGTATTTACCCTCCATCAACAATGTTAATCACGTAACACCCTAGTTTTCTCCTTTTGAGGCCAATGGTTCACGCATATCTTCATCTAAACTGTAAATTATCAGTAGACTATGTTTTTATAATTTTATTAATTGTTTCGTGGTTCCTATTTTTGAATATTTTTTTCTTCTCTTTGGTGATCAAAGTTGATGAGTGCTGGCGTTCTGTCTATTCCTAGTACCTTGAGTAGTTGGTTTATCCTGGGAAGTTAGTatgtggtctccttttggtgaactTTGTTTGCTGTGATGTTTGTTTTGTCTGAACATATAGCAGTGAAAGGTGGTAAGAGGTTTTTGCGCCATAGTGACACTTGGACTTGGAGCGTCACAGTGGGTTTCTGTTAATGCCCTAGCTCGCTTCTCTTTTCCATACCCCTTTCTCGTGAAGCGTCACAGAGGTTTCTGTTTTTGCGTCATAGTTGAACATTGTATTTCCGTTTTGTTATGAAATGAAAAGGGGTGAAAAGCCCGGTTGAAAATAAAAACATCATACTTTACTTTTTTTTGCGATGTTTTCTTGCATTCTGGTTCAAGATGAGGGGCTGATTTTCTCCGTGCTCGGACGGTAGCAAATTAACAGACACCGATTGAGCTTTAATACTGTAGTAGAAAAAAAAATTAGGCATGATCAATACTATCCATTTATTCCACATCAAATTCACTTTGACACAGGGAAATTACTTCGTCCCGGATCTCGCATGAAGGAAATCGCGCTGTTTCGTTGCTTTTCAGTACGTTCATATCTCAAAGCATCAAGGTTCAGTGAATGGACTTATCATAGGCGGGCATAAACATCTACTCCCTTCTtacacaaataagtgtacatgcaGAGATTTCAAGATAAATTATGAAGTGTAGTGAAAAATATATTGAGACATGcatctcttctctttaattctTTCACCTTTAATGAGCTTAGTGTAGGTAGAAAAcaagaagaatatgtacttaataTTATTGAATTTGATTTCCGTGTGATGAGAAAAAAACAATTAATGTACATTGGAAAGATAGAAGTACATTCTTTCGTGAACCAAGTTTAGAGGTAAATGTCCACTTATTTAAAGACGGAAAGAGTACGCAACTAAAACTTGGTAGGCATATTCTTGCAGACCCTCTGCACCGCCGGCCTCGCCATCAGGCTCTCCCACCAGGCCTTCACCTTGGGGTACTCATCGAACAGCGACGCGTACGGCGTCGTCATGAAGTAGAAGGTGAATGGGATGTGGTTCAGATCGGCGAAGCTGACGTTGTCCCCGGCCAAGTACCTGCTCTTCTCCAGCCGGGCCTCGTAGATCCCCAGCACACCCCTCAGCCGCTCCAGGCTCTCGTCGACGACGGTCTGGTTCGTCGGCGCGGTACGCATTATGGAGGGATTGATGATGCACTCGAACACCGCGGGCGCGATGGCCGGGTAGTACTGCTGGGCCTCCACCTCCGTCCACACGTCCACCATTGCTGATGCTTCGATGCCGCTGTTTTCTCCGAGGAGGTCGAGGTCGGCTGTCCCGTACTTGCGGATGACGTACTTGGCGATAGCGCGCGACTCTGTGAACTCACTCGTCGGCAGTGTTTGTTAGAGAAGCGAATCTGAATAGATTAACATAACAGACAGGAATgaatcactagtggaaaacggggctataggcccggttcatttgggcctttagtcccggttttcaaaccgggaccaattaggcgggactaaaggtccccccctttagtcccggttgtaaaacaaaccgggactaaaggtcccgccacgtgggctgctggcgcgcgtcgagtaaaaaaccctttagtcccggtttgtaacacgaaccgggactaaaggttatttcgttattttttttatctatttggttcccaattatttttcgctcctcttttttttcctatttttttagaatttctagtatttcagttatttaactagtttagttctaactccacttaatctctaactacccttaatctctagtcaaattacttactcgtggtccaacttcccgctcggtcacccatcctcccactactccagcactagcacgcttaacttccaagttcctttcccatcccgcttccaagtgcttcgcgcgcatgttgtgatactagtatcatatcaatcctattaacatgttggtctatgtcacacttatttattattcaaattccaaataattattttaataaacaaaactaataacgtacatgttgtggtaatggtattataattataattttttaaatttgtattataattgtttttttaatttattattttttaatatttttttgccaaacttgaaaatttgaaaatctaaaaaattggctaactttatggttaagtaatagtaatctttatgtatgatgtaattattattttaaaaaatttaaaaaaataaaattccaaatttctggcaaaaactaaaatcttcctgctttcatattttcatttggaattttgagaatctaaaaattggctaaccgggtaaaccctggtgaattcggatgtaactttttcccaggatttttttgatatattatacgttttttttcgacgtcgtacgcaaaagttattgcggttttaccatttttcaaaacatttttgcaaaataagtgaaaattcaaatttgttaattttccctaatagtaggttgcataacatacaagaatccgaaaacattttattttttgaattttgtatcattttcttttctattttacagtgttaaaaaaggcgatccacgggggggggggggggggtggggaggTGCATGGGGAGGCAAAAAAACTTTCTTCCCGGTTCTTATAACGAACCGGGACAAAAGGGtctacctttagtcccggttggtaatacgaaccgggactaaagggttttgccccatagaccaccctttagtcccggtttgtattaccaaccgggactaaagggtccaaacgaaccgggactaaagggttttcatgatgaaccgggaccaataccccctattggtcccggtttggttcaaaacggggACTAAAGGGTGGGACGAAAGGCCTCTTTTCCACTAGTGAATGATTCGTGTCAAGTACGGATGGATGGAGGGCTCACCGAACAGGACGAGATCGCCATCTTGGAACCCAGGCATCAACCCAAACGGCTGCAAGGAAAAGGTAGCATCTTATCTCTGTCAGAAATCATCACCTGATACGGTGAGACCGACGAATTGTCGTCTGCTTACGTTTAGCTGGAGGTGTTGGGGGCGCTTGTGCTCGCCGGCGAGGTAGTCGACGGGCACGAGCTCTTACTTGGCACCGACCTCCTCCAGGAAGAGCATCACCCGTGCGACATTCGTCAACATCGGGTGCCCGAACACCTTCATCGGAGACATGTTTGTCCGTGAACGTGATGGATTCTCTACGTACAGGAGAGGGCAGATACTGGAGCAAGACTCTGCTCTGCTCTAGTGTGTGTGTGGGAGGAGGCCTTGGATGTTGATCTCTATTTATACACAGAGCAGGGAGCACCACACCCGCAAGGAAATCCACTTGCTCCTTAAAGCATCTCTAACGAGGCGATGCAAAAGTGCGTCCGGGACTAACGCCAGCGGCCGGACACACAGTGATTGGGCTGTCCACGAagatgcaaacctggcccaaatatgcgccttggATGTGCCGAGTGTCCGCTCGCATCAGGCGGAtatttcgtcgggcccgcttggcagcgACCCAtgctcgatgcgtcttctcagccgcgccagtacactagtggaaaacggggcttcAGGCCCGGTTTAGTTTGGGCCATCagtcccggtttccaaaccgggaccaaacaggcgggactaaagggtccccctttagtcccggtttaaatATGCACCGGGTCGAAAGGCCccgccacgtggtgcggccagggtgcTCGTGGTGGAGAACCTTTGGTCTCGGTTCGTAGTACGAATCGGGACTGGAGGGTCTCTGATGCGGCAGAAAATtgccgtttctctgccgcggcagaggtttaaagtggagcagcgtttctctgccgcggcagagaaactgaCCGCGTTTCACGGTTTTCTATATATTATTCATTCAAATCTGAAATGCatacatcattcaagaaaccacaaatatCATCATGTATATATGGACATCGTCATGAAATACAGTACAAGTAATGCATGTTTACAATATATGAAGCCGGGACCAAAAGCTATCATATCTATTCATATCCTTAATAattcttaaatatgaactccgatgGTGTTCTCCAGTTCGGGCAATGGCCTCggtaagaaagaatcccgcgagttcctcttgaattgctcgtatgcgatcctccgttatgagagtgtcccgcaggcgtatcatctatattaaaaaaaaggagatcaatatatatgaatggaactcaatacaattgatggtaataagattaattgtgaaatattgttcgcgtacacgagtgtggtgtatagcGTCCTCCGCATCCCTGTGACTTGCCATCTCACGAATGAAGTCGCAGACGTAGTATACACATAAGTTATTCCTggattcctgcctcatacactttaccaaaaaatagttcgatcaaacgaataatcaagcatcgtattgaaacaaaatatcaaagagattcacggacatagctatatatatagtactacttacagggtaatctttaaatgtaagctccggtttccatttacccggaacagtattgatgaaccgtttccaagccctgcccggcaaagaaaaaatgagtaaatgagttattgattagttgatgatatcgtcgaat
Coding sequences within it:
- the LOC127345953 gene encoding glutathione S-transferase 1-like codes for the protein MPGFQDGDLVLFESRAIAKYVIRKYGTADLDLLGENSGIEASAMVDVWTEVEAQQYYPAIAPAVFECIINPSIMRTAPTNQTVVDESLERLRGVLGIYEARLEKSRYLAGDNVSFADLNHIPFTFYFMTTPYASLFDEYPKVKAWWESLMARPAVQRVCKNMPTKF